The DNA window TGAGTTAGAGGAGCTGAATAATTCGTCTTTTACGGCTGAACATTTAAAGGACATGCTAGATATGTTAAGAAGGACATGCTAGGTATGTTAAGAGATGCCTGCCAACAATCTCGATTTAATTTCGACAATATTGAATCTATAACAACATCTGCGCTTCATTTTTGTACGGGTCTAAATCATGAAGAATTCAACAGACTTCTGGAGCAGACGCCTTCTATATCCCAACGCTCGCAACGTCCTAAAACTGTTCTCGGAGCTTATTTAACGAAAATAAGAACGGGAGAACCAAATGAACGATTATCAAGCCGTTTAGACATGAGCCGGCGTACTTTGGAGCGAAAATTGGAGTTAGCACGTGAATGTTTAACAAATGAATTTGTTCCTCGTCAGCTCGGATGGGACCACATTAGCGGTGAAGAAATTTTAGCAAGAAACTCAACAATTGCAAATGCTATATTTGGTGTTGACAATGAAGTGCCACCAGCCATTTTGATATGCGACGGAACCTACATTTACATCCAGAAaagtagtaattttttttatttcagaagcAATCATATAGTCTGCACAAATTCAGAAATCTGCTAAAACCTTTTCTATTAGTATGCGCAGATGGTTACATAGTAGATGTGACTGGCCCTAATGCTGCTACGACTTCAGATGCGACGATAATGAATGCCtatattgaaaatgaaatgaatcaatatgaatatgataatgaaatatgataatgaataatgatttatttgtattagacAGAGGTTTTAGAGACGCAATTTCAACCTTACAGACTTGGAGCTATCAAGCCCACATGCCTCCAACAAAACTTAGAAGTGAAAGCAACTGAGTACAGTAGAAGCTAGTAAATCAAGATTAGTTACAATCGTGAGATGGGTTGTAGAGGTAGTGAATGGGTGGATTAAACGCGACGGGCAATGACGCATTTATTTGTTGATATACGTATTGCTGCTGCTCTTTTAAATACTTTCAGAGAGCCCTTAAAAGACCATCCTATCATATCTacctactttaaaaattaaacgtaaAATTGTTAAGTATTATTGCTTATTtaacacaattaaattaataataaaggtaTCGATTGTTTTAAAACTCAGTTtggataatatattgttaattttaaaagaattttttaaaaaataggaataaatattttattttttctctttgcaggatttaaatttattttgccgTATACTTAGACCATTCCAGATTCCTTCCATTTGGTTCGCCAATGCTATGGAGAGAACCTAGTAATCATGATAATGATTGTTACTTTTGTGTTACGAAGACATTgggatataacaaaaaaaataaggcaAGTATTATGTATGCCGTTGTTCAGTCTGTTACTAAGCCGATTTTACATTCAAAAGATCTACCCCATCCAGTTTGTCCCGGTAGTTCGAGTGCAAATATATTAGATGACAATAACAGTGATGTTGAATTCAAGTCGATTTCTAGTGATTCTGGCGAATTTTCACCTCAAGAAAACACTCCACATTTAATTAATCAGGCCgaattaaattatcttatacGAGATTTACAGTTATCAAGATCTAAAGCTCCCGCTTACAACAATGGAACTTGTTACTACCAGACACAAAAGTTACGTTTTTCAGAAACAGAAGTAAAGTTTACTCAGAATTTTTCAAAAGAGAAGGTGAATATTGTTATTGCACAGATATCCCGGGACTTTTCGAAGCAATGAATCAAAACTATGATAAAATAGAGTGGCGCCTATCCATAGATTCTTCAAAATATAATCTCAAAGCTGTTTTATTACATAACGGAAATAAGAAACCTTCCGTACCAATAGGACACGCAGTGAATTGTAAAGAGAGCTATGAAACGATGCTtactttgattaatttaataaagtataaagaaCATCAATGGAAAGTGTGCGCGACCTCAAAGTCATCGGTATGTTGGTGGGATTGCAGGGTGGTTACACGAAGTACTGTTGTTTCCTTTGTTTGTGGGACAGTAGAGCGAAACAACATCATTATGTAAGGAAAGAATGGCCTGTTCAAAATGAGTATATTCCGGCCAAAATGAACATTAATAACGAGCTGTTGGTTGATCCGAATAACGTTACTTTACCCCTTTTACACATCAAACTGGGGCTCATGAAAAACTTTGTAAAGGCGCTTGACAAAAACAGTGATGCTTTCCGgtatttgcaaaaaatatttccaaacatTACAGAGGGAAAACTCAAGGAGGGTATATTTATTCCACAAATCCGTAACATTATGAAAGATTCTCAGTTTGAAAACCTTTTATCGGTTAAAGAAAAGTCTGCTTGGAACTCATTTAAAATGCTTGTAGAAATTTTTTTGggaaataaaaaagtgaaaattatgaagaaattgttaacaatttattgaaaaactttCATGATATGGGAGTAAACATGTCATTAAAGATTCACTTTCTACACTCTCATCTGAATCTTTTTCCTGAAAACTTAGGAAGTATGAGTGACGAACAGGGTGAACGTTTCCACCAAGATTTAAGGACTTTCGAAGAACGACATCAAGGATTTTGGGATGAAAATATGTTAGGGGTTTACTGTTGGTCTATAAGAGAAACTGAttcaaataactaaaaaaagaaagcaaaaatttgtcatttttaacttttaactaTGGACGTGCGGTCTCACAGGCCGCTTGTGATTATCGTGCCCCCCTTCACCTGCATACCCTATGCGTACGCCGGTCTCAGTAGCTTCGGTTTTAGTGGCGAAACGACCGTTGAGAGTGAAGGTTACGTCGTCGCCTGAATGTTACGTGAGTAATTCCAATTTATATTTCGAGTGCGGTCTGTGAAACTAACGgtgattttgtttgttttagatTTTGCACACTAAAATGTCAAAAAACGATCATCCAACGACTACAGGCAAACGAACATCGAGTTTGTCGATGCAAAGAGCCTGTAAAACATTGCGGTTAGATGATCCTTCTTTTGAAGACGAGTTTCAACGATTGCTTTTAGAATCAGATCAGTGCGACAGCGATGGCGATGTTGATGATTGTTTGTTTCATGAAGCTGACATTCAAGAAAATCACTCGAGTGAACAAGAGATTATTGAAGAAAGTGGTAGTACTACCAGAGCTGACGTAGACGTAAGGAGATCAGATAGTGAAAGTTCAGATGACGACAATATACCTATTGCACAGTTACGGCCCTCGAAGTACAATTATGGTAAAAATCGCTACAAATGAGCTACAGAACCACCTTCCAGAAGAGTCCGCACTCCACAGCGTAATATTGTGTTGAATAGATCTATTCTGCACCTGACTGAAGACGAAAAGAGAGATCCAATCATAAACCATTTTGACATGGACTAATTTCAAAATCGCTGAGTTCAGAGGCAAATTCAAGCGGCAAGACAGgtcagaattaaaataaatggataTGATAGAACTCAATGCCTTATTAGGATTATTATACTACTCTGCCGGCCTGAAATCAAATCACGAATCTACAAGTTTCACATTTGCTACGGATGGAACTGGTTGCGAAATATTCAGGTGCTGTATGTCAGAAACCAGATTTTTAGTTCTTATGAACTGCCTACGTTTTGACAACCCTGCAGATCGCGCTGAGAGAATAAAGACCGATAAACTGGCTGCTATTTCTGAAATATTTGATAAGTTTATCGCTAATTCCCAAAAACTATATCAACTCAGTGAATATGTCACTATTGATGAGATGCTAGTGGAGTTTCGTGGAAGAAGCCACAAGATTTCGTACATGCCCCAGAAGCCCGGTAAATATGGCCTACTTATTCGTGccttgttatttatattcacgAAAAGGTAGCGATGGCGCCGGACTATCAGCTGACGAGAAAAAATCCTTGTTCCTGCTCAATGCGTGCTACGCTTGACACAGCCGTTCCAAGGAACCAATCGTAACGTGACAGCAGATAACTGGTTCTCGTCTATTGAAGTTGTAGATGAACTGTCTAAGCGTAACCTAACGTATGTTGGGACTCTGAAAAAGAATAAAAGAGAAATACCGAATTTATTTCAGGCACAAAAGTCTAGAGAGATTGGTTCAACTTTATTTGGTTTTACGAACGACAAAACTCTGTGTTCTCATGTACCAAAGAAGAATAAAGCTGTGCTCCTAATATCGTCTATGCATCACGATAATACTGTTGATGAACATACGTAAAAACCCGagattatattattctataattcCACCAAAGGGGGGGTAGATGAAACGGACAAAAAATGTTCAATTTATTCGAGAAGTCGCCGTACAAGAAGGTGGCCTATGGTGATTTTTCACAGAGTTCTGGACTCGTGTGGAATAAATGCCtacattttattcaatcaaCACCAAGACAAAGAACTAGAAAGAGGTAAATTTCTGAAAAAATTAGCACGATCCCTGGTGGTTCCACACATGCAAAGAAAAGCTATAAACCCTCATTTGCCAAATGAATTAGTTATGACGCTAAAACGAGTTTTGGGTCCTGATATGCCATCCCAGGAGCCATCGAGTGAAGAAAATATAGTTCCTAAGCGTAAGACGTGAAAACTATGCCCTCCAAAGATAAAGAGAAAGACGACCCATACTTGTGTGGGCTGTAAACAGCCAACATGCCTGCAATGCTCTAAGCCGCTACGCAAAGACTGCCAATAAATATGACCAAGTTGGGCGTATGtcgaaatatttatgttttgttttgagaAGACTATGTTGAGTTTTTTATGTcctttattctttatattttattgtaaaagtagTTAAACTAAGTAAAAAAGACATTTTCTCGTAATAATATCTGTAAAAGTGATCTCAAGCTTAAAAGTCTGAAAAGTGCCTTAAGACTGTCATATTGTtagaataagtttaaaataaataattttttcattgaaattacatgttttattaacaattagtAACTCTTCtaagaaacaaaaacaaaaaataatacaatacttaCTCATACAGATAGAAACCAGCGCGTAAAAATAGCGGTCTGTGAGGCCGCACGTCCATAGTAGTGTAACAAAATTGTAACGACCATAGTTAAAGGTTAAAGTGTCAGCAGAAAACAAAgactcatttttttataaaacatcttACTCTGTAACTGATTTTAAAGAGGTAAAATAGTACTAgtttttgttcataaaaatatcCCCCTGGTTGGTCACAACAGTTCCCTGTCACAATTTTGCACAAAACCGTCCATAACTCAAAAACCATGTGTGGGCTTCTTTAAGAAATATACTTGATATACTACTGACTTTCTTTCTGTTGACAGACATTCTCaacatttgataaaatttgcttAGGACAGTCTTGTATGGATGAGTTTCCAAATAGCAGAGAAACACCCATATGtagttgttataaaaaatttatataattttgcagACTTGTATTAATTGTGAAGCTATCACAGATTCAGTACGTAGATTAAAAGACCCAGCAAGTAACTTAGTagtattcgaaataaaaaaaaaaatatataacatgacTAAATTTACGCAGaaagaataaaatttgttataggAGAACTTTACGCAAAACTATACAAAAAAGCCACCTTACAAGTGTAGTATCTAAATAAGCTTCAACAATAAGCTATACATTCCAAAacatatatcgttttaaaacacATAgtctaataaaagttttaactcAAGTTTTAAATGACGTAACGTGTATATTAAACATAGtcacaaaagaaaataaaatttcaataaatcaattctgtattattatattatgagtaACAACATCATCGTCCTGCCCTAATCACATTTAACTTAGGGTCGGCACAGGATGTTTTCTGCTATACTTCTTTGTCGTTTCACAAGTAGTTAGATCTAAAAGGCTATAAGACGCAAACCATTCTTAAGTGCTAATATTAATCTGAACTAAATTGCAACTGGGCTGATTGTTAAGCTTTGgcgtttttgataatgttaatataggcagtattatatatcaatgtataaatatgtatttattagtaattgtcTTTACTGTATacgttctaaaaaaatattattggtaaCAAGAATTTAACACTTGTCACGTTAATAGCCTAAATTAAAGCAGTCCAAACTACCTTTGTAGTTTGGACTCTTGGCTTCATTAAGGAATGGTCTTTACCATTACTttaataaacatgtttttttcaaattaccGTTTATACTGGTAATATACTGGGTTAATCAAGGGGCTcatatcgcttctttcttttgattgctgaggcgtgcccgtggctgacaccggctccaaatataacaataactaaaatgctgttatagcgttaagtccgccctttgtactttgataaaatttgctTAGGACAGTCTTGTATGGATGAGTTTCCAAATAGCTGACAAACACCCATATGtagttgttataaaaaaattatataattttgcagACTTGTATTAattgtgaagctaccacagatTCAGTATGAAGATTCCAAGAACCAGCAATTAACTAAGAagtatattcgaaatataaaataaaaaatataacatgatTTAATTTAACCAGAAAGAGTAAAAATTGTTTTAGGAGAATTTTACTCAAAACTGTACGAAAAAGCCACCTTACAATTGTAGTATCTAAATAAGCTTCAACAATAAGCTATACATACCAAAACTTATATCTTTTTAAAACAGAGTCTAAGTAGTAGTTTTACCTCaagttttaaattacataacatgcatattaaagataataataacagGAAATGAAATTTCAATCAATCGATTCTGTATCGGCACATTATGAGtaacatcatcctcctgcccttatcacATTTAACTTAGGGCCGGTGGATGTCTTCTGCCATACTTCTTTGCCgatgtcatctcacaagtaacattatttctaaccatatcgtctttcatacAATCCATCATCACTTCTTTAGTTGTACGCTACCTATACAACCATCCACGTCCATACTCAAGCCCTTAGACACAACATGATCCTCATTCCTGTGCATAATACGCCCAACTTAATGAATGACATCAGTATTGTACTAAAACtgcaatatatatgttaataaacacTCATCTCTCTCAACATGAAGTTCCTGCCTTAGCGCTTAGTACTTTTTCTTTGTCTTATAagcatttatgtaattaatacgtACTTGAAAGTTTACACTTCAACGTAACATTACGATACAAAAATTAGAATCACTAGTTACAAGTTTCACTAACTTGTAATACTGTATGTGTGTCCTTGGAGCTATATTGAagtctgtaaaagttttaatttaaccaAGTTTTTTAACTTCACAAAGAGATTTAATGTACTGAACGATATTGTTCAGCTACTTTGACAAGACCATCCAGACAACGGAGACAATAAAACCCTAACATCCTGACATCTTgacaattcaaatcaaattcttCGAATCTTGATAATTTTTGATAGAAATAGAGCTTAAAAACAGATTGCAGACCTCTAATTTATACACAGATTTttggataaaataataataaaaccataataCCACAACAACTCTATATTGTTTACatctataaagatgtatcacctcgaatgtcactcaaaataaatattatttttaagtgtttagcgATAAGTCGATggcataacttttaaaataaataaactatgctTTAATCTTCAATTAACATCAAGAaattctttgttatttaaatgagaCCACCAAACAATACGATTTTTAAAATGtcgtaaaatatacattacaaaatcCGTTGATTCACGTAATCAATACAGATTAGAAAACAGATCACAAATCAAAGACAGAATATTTAGTCATAAAAATAGTATTCTTACAATTTAGacgaaataaatctttaaaatactCACAAGACGACTAAAATTCGACACAAGAGAATATCGTAAATCCACAACATACAAAGATGGAAAATTATTGGTTATTTTTGGTTGTTAATATAAACAAGATAACTCTGAAACGAATAGTAAAATAAGACATTGAGTACACAGAAGATCTGAAAAACTATTCAAAACATGTAATGAACAGCAAAGAAATTGAAACACTACGTTACACCCATaaactcatttttataaaattaattggcaAAGAAATTATGTATCTATGGAAGTTAGTATTCCACAGATTAAAATCGACGTAGTTACAGGTTTCACAGATACGAAATATTATTTGGGCTCACCAcagactattaaaaatattccatggaaactttattttatttacaaatctcaatcattataaaatttatagtcatgttgatttttttaaatattttaatattatattttacatttaatttatataaaatttgcaaCTTTTAGTGGTTGCACCACCACTTATATTTTgcgatatattttgttaaatataattatactaagcAACTTAATGccgaaataaaaacataccaaacagtttattcaattaattacatacatatattatatatgtcggcgcgaaacagcgaatttaagaaaaacgtgTTTTTCCATCATaatccagaaatgattattttaataatttgaaactgtgtgtttgttaaattaataatttttagtgaattgtgaaatgttgaattagtttgaaatattttagtgtttgtaaacaggtgttatgttgagtgaatagtctacccacctatttttgttataaaagaccaagcgcccgccggtatcgacaggcttggtcgagccgtcggagtgATCAGACCGCCTCATATagaaataaatcagagaggattatttcctgagtttaatttcatatcaCCGAGGATGGTTAAAGATTGAAACTCTGACCATCGTGACGTCAGCAATTctgatgtaatatattttaaaaacgggctcggacatgcttctccgttatatataataaaataaaatataagtagttGATTAAGattgagtaaaaaataaatttatttaaacacatttattttatttatacttataatacaaacaagttttaatttattagacatttattttcttattttatgtatagatcgCTTATGTACGACTAGAGCTGTCTTTTGGGCAAACTTTGCTGAACAGACGTCACACACGAAGGGACGCTCGCCAGTGTGTGTGCGTATATGATTATTTAGGATTCGATTGGTCTGAAAGATATAGTCCAAGGTACAGTTGCAAATTAACATCtaggttttaatattaattaa is part of the Vanessa cardui chromosome 30, ilVanCard2.1, whole genome shotgun sequence genome and encodes:
- the LOC124542264 gene encoding uncharacterized protein LOC124542264, producing the protein MEPQDLPQNPEQPSVDVMSITGYKISANTSNSCLFPNCRADNPVRISRFIKSRMLVEYKLYIPPSARICHVHLTLNEWNELEELNNSSFTAEHLKDMLDMLRRQSRFNFDNIESITTSALHFCTGLNHEEFNRLLEQTPSISQRSQRPKTVLGAYLTKIRTGEPNERLSSRLDMSRRTLERKLELARECLTNEFVPRQLGWDHISGEEILARNSTIANAIFGVDNEVPPAILICDGTYIYIQKSSNFFYFRSNHIVCTNSEIC